A section of the Thermodesulfobacteriota bacterium genome encodes:
- a CDS encoding ABC transporter ATP-binding protein, whose translation MPQISRFAMNETDSDTSHKNGKFTAVNRQYLKFLYEYTKPYIKHLIWAFLASIPLAALGTVLPWAFNRVTKLFGENASISQIIIWMAIGFGSVFVRSGLAMFNKYILTMLYVRMTNDMRNEIYERIQKRPLEFHMHKHTGKLGSMISNDTQVTAGGVVELFYVLWQTPASILCLVGAMLYFNPILSLLAIGSIPLLSFFVTFSGNRARKAEWSYLQHEGNMLGVMIESLTNVKQVKSFGLEKQQKEKIVELGRKLIKYRKHTVLLKSFVGPTSEILNVLAITVMAIIAYFQLKLGQTTPAAIVGCLTAAFSLRSPVKTFSNSMVSIQRSVAAMQRIKWLCGDLEETTSNLKKIDVAAQSIELQDITFSYDGKNSIFSNISFKAKKGERIAIFGPSGVGKTTLVELILGFYQCSSGKILIDGIDLTALDPYSWRKQVGVVTQEPFLFHASIEENIRYGYQEADQNRIIEVARLAGCDEIFERLPGGIHAMVGERGSLLSGGERKRIALARALIRPISLLILDEATSELDSKIEEEILTYVDQLAESLIIINVSHRKSVLRHSDRSILLKNGEALECNPDKVYNEDLGRVKF comes from the coding sequence ATGCCACAGATTTCCCGCTTTGCAATGAACGAAACCGATTCGGATACCTCCCACAAAAACGGAAAATTTACAGCGGTAAATCGTCAATACCTCAAATTTCTATATGAATACACAAAACCGTATATTAAACATCTTATCTGGGCTTTTTTAGCTTCCATTCCGCTTGCGGCTCTTGGTACAGTCCTTCCATGGGCATTTAATCGTGTAACAAAATTATTTGGTGAGAACGCATCGATTTCTCAAATTATTATATGGATGGCAATCGGATTCGGTTCTGTTTTCGTTAGAAGCGGGCTGGCGATGTTTAATAAATATATCTTAACAATGCTTTATGTCCGAATGACAAACGACATGCGAAATGAAATTTATGAGCGCATTCAAAAACGGCCACTGGAATTTCATATGCACAAACATACTGGTAAGTTAGGCAGTATGATCAGTAATGACACACAGGTTACAGCAGGCGGTGTGGTTGAGCTTTTTTATGTTCTCTGGCAGACTCCGGCAAGTATATTGTGTTTAGTGGGTGCAATGCTTTACTTTAATCCGATACTCTCGTTGCTTGCCATTGGTTCGATACCGCTTTTGAGTTTTTTTGTTACATTTTCCGGGAACAGGGCACGGAAAGCCGAATGGAGTTATCTGCAGCATGAGGGCAATATGCTGGGTGTAATGATTGAGTCACTCACAAATGTTAAACAGGTTAAATCATTCGGGCTTGAAAAGCAGCAAAAAGAAAAAATTGTCGAACTGGGAAGAAAACTTATAAAATATAGAAAACATACGGTGCTTCTTAAATCATTTGTTGGACCGACCAGTGAAATCTTAAATGTACTGGCGATTACGGTAATGGCCATTATTGCATACTTTCAGTTAAAACTTGGGCAAACAACTCCGGCAGCAATTGTCGGGTGCCTTACCGCAGCATTTTCTTTAAGGTCTCCTGTAAAAACATTTTCAAATTCAATGGTTTCCATACAAAGATCAGTGGCGGCTATGCAAAGGATTAAGTGGTTATGCGGTGATTTAGAGGAAACAACGTCTAACTTGAAAAAAATTGATGTTGCAGCACAGTCCATCGAACTGCAGGACATCACATTTTCATATGACGGAAAAAATTCCATTTTTAGTAATATTTCATTTAAAGCAAAAAAGGGTGAAAGAATCGCAATATTTGGTCCAAGCGGTGTTGGAAAAACAACACTTGTTGAGTTAATCCTTGGTTTTTATCAATGTTCTTCAGGAAAAATTCTGATCGATGGTATAGATTTAACAGCATTAGACCCGTATTCCTGGAGGAAGCAGGTTGGGGTGGTTACACAAGAACCTTTTCTTTTCCATGCAAGCATCGAAGAAAATATCAGATACGGTTATCAAGAAGCAGACCAAAACCGGATTATTGAGGTCGCACGGCTGGCCGGCTGTGATGAAATATTTGAGAGGTTACCTGGTGGTATTCACGCTATGGTAGGAGAAAGAGGAAGTCTTCTTTCTGGAGGAGAAAGAAAAAGAATCGCGTTGGCTCGGGCTTTGATACGACCCATTTCTCTGCTTATCCTTGATGAAGCAACAAGTGAATTGGATTCTAAAATAGAAGAAGAAATATTAACTTACGTGGATCAATTAGCTGAAAGCCTTATTATTATCAATGTTTCCCACAGAAAAAGCGTTCTTAGGCATAGTGATCGCTCTATCTTACTTAAAAATGGAGAAGCTTTAGAATGCAATCCTGACAAAGTATATAATGAAGATTTAGGAAGAGTAAAATTTTAA
- a CDS encoding radical SAM protein — protein MHRSIYDIDNLVKNLKIRQLKKTGGKGAVTELIDLLADPSLNIVDAAREALFGLVPMASLMERWSDDSPVQITNNTKIPDWLKGLCDGWGKDGDFVDLCIQKVKNLDKKRADFYLDQMVTFQGAERLFIKRLKQYNMSEFEKSFKKKVNSLRNRQFPKQLSISPTMACQLTCSYCVSAGVEVNQRNELALNKALKILDWAEKCGVKRIGFTGGEPTIYSHFSELLELISKRGFKVYLATNGLCSRKAVEAIIRSRPLCITMHLTPQVLVSTEMLQTYIKNAYLLVKEGAYVAMRCNFDSPDENILPYFNVAAEANIREIRAAIPMPNAGRHNQYVETENLRKFGDLLSSFVIEGEKKSMATVLAKPFFPCKLPAATAKKFFSNGSMCVNCSVHLLNFSNNMIVYPDGSFVPCLGVSLNSRKDISQFKNLKDAAGMFKTQIIKLMKKPLLEECYDCPLWKGGRCVGACLSYRL, from the coding sequence ATGCATAGATCTATATATGATATAGATAATCTGGTTAAAAATTTAAAAATTCGGCAATTAAAAAAAACAGGCGGGAAGGGAGCGGTTACCGAATTAATAGATTTATTGGCAGACCCATCTTTAAATATTGTTGATGCTGCAAGAGAGGCTCTTTTTGGCCTTGTGCCGATGGCTTCTCTTATGGAAAGATGGTCGGATGATTCTCCGGTTCAAATTACAAATAATACAAAAATTCCTGACTGGTTAAAGGGGTTATGTGACGGCTGGGGTAAAGACGGAGATTTTGTCGATCTTTGTATACAAAAAGTTAAAAATTTAGATAAAAAAAGAGCTGATTTTTATCTTGATCAAATGGTTACATTTCAAGGCGCTGAACGCCTTTTTATTAAAAGATTAAAACAGTATAACATGTCGGAGTTTGAAAAATCTTTTAAAAAGAAGGTTAATTCCCTACGCAACAGGCAATTCCCAAAGCAGTTGTCTATTTCACCTACTATGGCATGCCAGTTAACATGTAGTTATTGTGTTTCAGCAGGTGTTGAGGTCAATCAGAGAAACGAACTTGCTCTTAATAAAGCGTTGAAGATACTCGATTGGGCGGAAAAATGCGGTGTTAAACGAATCGGTTTTACGGGGGGAGAACCCACAATCTACAGTCATTTTTCCGAATTATTAGAACTGATATCCAAAAGAGGTTTTAAAGTTTACCTTGCGACTAACGGTTTATGTTCCCGTAAAGCTGTGGAAGCAATTATAAGATCAAGGCCCCTTTGTATTACCATGCATTTGACGCCTCAAGTTCTTGTTTCAACTGAAATGCTGCAAACATATATTAAAAATGCTTATTTGTTAGTTAAAGAAGGGGCTTATGTGGCAATGCGTTGTAACTTTGACAGTCCTGATGAAAACATTTTGCCATATTTTAATGTTGCTGCAGAAGCAAATATTAGGGAAATTCGTGCAGCAATACCTATGCCCAATGCGGGCAGGCATAACCAGTACGTTGAGACAGAAAACCTGAGAAAATTTGGAGATCTATTATCTTCTTTCGTAATCGAAGGGGAAAAAAAGAGCATGGCAACAGTGCTGGCAAAACCTTTTTTCCCATGTAAACTCCCCGCTGCAACGGCTAAAAAATTTTTTTCAAATGGGTCAATGTGTGTTAATTGTTCCGTCCATCTGCTAAATTTTTCAAATAATATGATTGTTTATCCTGACGGTTCTTTTGTGCCGTGTTTGGGAGTGAGCTTAAATTCCAGGAAAGACATTTCTCAATTCAAAAATCTTAAAGATGCGGCGGGGATGTTTAAAACTCAAATCATAAAACTGATGAAAAAACCGCTTCTTGAAGAATGCTATGATTGCCCTTTATGGAAAGGTGGGCGTTGCGTCGGTGCTTGTCTAAGCTACAGATTGTAA
- a CDS encoding PqqD family protein, with translation MEISNDTKFKTTENIAWRNVNDEIVILNLKSGEYFTLNDVAQCIWKAITDEKSVEEIKVKIIDEYDVSHEKADREIEDFISSMIEQRLLHKTV, from the coding sequence GTGGAAATATCCAACGATACAAAATTCAAAACCACAGAAAATATTGCATGGAGAAACGTCAATGACGAAATTGTTATTTTAAATTTGAAATCCGGGGAATATTTTACCTTAAATGATGTCGCTCAATGTATCTGGAAGGCCATAACGGATGAAAAAAGTGTTGAAGAAATAAAAGTTAAAATTATTGACGAATATGATGTTTCGCACGAAAAGGCTGACAGGGAGATTGAGGATTTTATTTCCAGTATGATTGAACAGCGTTTGCTTCACAAAACCGTATAA
- a CDS encoding lasso peptide biosynthesis protein — MWRISITIEIIYVLMKAVKTRRSKIEGAISLPPVSTHTKINDKMSNKIVKWFDSILSIILIKMDHLCFYRSYGLATILRKRGVPVVMNIGGRSLSSPENMKAHSWLTLFGQPFQEKPNSIQLYPHNMGFNKDRAVNYWIGPEFDRKVLDNEEIKRKKSIKPIINLLKK; from the coding sequence GCTGTAAAAACTAGGAGATCCAAAATTGAGGGTGCTATTTCTCTTCCTCCTGTATCTACCCATACAAAAATTAACGATAAAATGAGTAATAAAATAGTAAAATGGTTCGACTCTATTCTAAGTATTATTCTTATAAAAATGGATCATCTATGTTTTTACAGATCCTATGGACTTGCAACTATCTTAAGAAAAAGGGGAGTTCCGGTTGTAATGAACATTGGAGGTCGCTCATTAAGCTCGCCTGAAAATATGAAGGCACACTCCTGGTTAACACTTTTCGGACAACCTTTTCAGGAGAAGCCAAACTCAATTCAGCTTTACCCTCACAATATGGGGTTTAATAAAGATAGAGCGGTAAATTACTGGATCGGTCCTGAGTTTGACAGAAAAGTTTTAGATAATGAAGAAATAAAAAGAAAAAAATCAATAAAGCCCATTATAAATTTGCTTAAAAAATGA